GGCGAGTATCTCAACCCCTACATCGAGAAGGTCGGGAAAAAGATCCTGATCATGTTCGACCTGAGCGAATGCACCTACCTGGACTCCACCTCGATCGGATTCATCGTGTCGCTTGCGCGCAAATGCGAGAAGTTTTCCCCCGAGCGCGTCGAGATCGTAAACCCGTCCCCCAAGAGCGAGGAGGCCCTCTCGAAGCTCTGCTGCCTGGACACGTTCGGGATCGTTCACGGCGCGAAGCTGCCCGGAATCCCCCTCTTCGAGCTTGAACCATCGGCGCAGGGATTCGGCAGCAGGAAGAACGTCGAGCTCATGTTCCGGGCGCATAAAAGTCTGAGCGAGCTGAGCGACTCCAACAGGGAGGCCTTCGCGGAGCTCCTCGCGGAACTCAAGGCGGTCCTGGATCGGGGGACCATGAGATGAATTTCACGGGAGCGTCAAAGGGCAGGGGGACGGATGCATGGCGCGTTCGCTGATACTCCACGGCAGGGTCCAAGGCGTGCTGTGCCGGCACTACTGCAGCCAGTACGGAAAGCTGATGGGACTTCACGGATCCGCCTCTAATCTGGAGGACGGAACGGTGCAGGTGCTGCTCGCGACTGAGGACGCGAAAAGGGCCGGGGAATACGCGCGGGCACTCGTCGATAACCCTTCGGGCGTGCGGTTTTTCGGAAAAATTGAGCGCGTGGAGATGGAGCCTTATTCGGGACCCATGGGCGGGGATTATACGTTTTAGGTCCCGCGCCCCTCAGCCTGAGAGCACGGGTTTGGGCATCTTGAGGCGCCTGCCGCGGATACGCCTGAACGCGCCCATGAGCCGCATGGAATCGAGCGATAGGAAATTGTAGTACGGGGTCCCCGCGATCCAGGCGTGAAATTCATTTAGATGTGCCTCGAACTGCCGGTCGAAGGACGCCCTCGATCCGCCGTGCGCCGCCTTCACCCTCGCCATGCGCCGTATGTCCCCGTCGAATCCCGGGCCGATATGATGCAATTCGTGAAAAATGACCCGGAGCTTTTCCTCCGGCGGCAGGTTGAAAAACCTGGGGAAGTAAAAATACACCACGTACAGCTGCTCGCGCGCGCCGCTCATGACGCGCGGCATCGTGTAGACGCGCCCCCGGTAGCGAAGCGTGGACGCCCCACCCTTGAAGCGCATCGGCACCAGCTTGCCGTAAATGGCGCCCCTTCCGCCCGCGCGGTTGGACGACATGCACACGAGCGTGCGCCCCGCGTCGATATGCGCGTACGCGGCGGATCGCGCGGCGATCTCCTGGATGATGCAGGTCAGCACGTCGGTGACGTTGATGGAATCGGCGACCCGCGGCGGGGCGAGGGGAGCGCTCATGGTCAGGGCTTTTTCTCCGCCAGGGAGACCAACTCCTCAGCGTGCTTCACGGAGAGCTCGGTAACCTTTTCGCCGGCGAGCATGCGGGCGACCTCGCGCACCTTTTCGGGGCGGGACAGAAGCTTCACCTGGGTCGTGACACGCCCGTTCGTGTTTTCCTTGAGCACCGAGAAATGGGAGTCCGACATGGCCGCGATCTGGGGCAGGTGCGTGACCACGAGCACCTGGCGTTCGGAGGCGAGGGACTTGAGCTTCCTTCCCACGACCTCGGCGATCTTGCCGCCCACGCCCGCGTCGACCTCGTCGAATATCAGGCTCTCCACGATGTCGGCGGCGAGTATTACCTTTTTAAGCGAGAGCATTATCCGCGACATCTCGCCGCCGGACGCGGCCTTGCGAAGCTGGCGCAAATCCTCGCCCGCGTTCGCCGAGAGCAGGAACTCGATCCGGTCCAGGCCGTGGGGGTAGAGCGCATAACGCTTGTTTTCGGTCTCGATCTCGCCGGTGTCGCTTATCTCCCGTTTGATGGAAATCCTGAACACGGTGCCCGCCATTCCCAGGTCCTTGAGCTCGCGCATGACACCTTCCTCGAGCGTCTGCGCCGCCTTGAGCCTCCTTGCAGAAAGGTCGAGGGCCGCCTCCTTTGCGGCCTTCACCGTCGCGCGGTATTCGGCGTTGAGCTTTTCGATCTGTTCCTCGGAGGACGAGAACGCCTCGAGCTCCCTCTTCGATTTGTCGTTGAAGTCCAGGATCTCGCGGATGGACCCGCCGTATTTTTTCCGGAGGCTCCCTATGAGCGCGAGCCGCTCCTCGACCTCGTTCACGCGCTCGGGCGAGAAGCTGATCGTCTTCTCGAAATCGCGCAGGCTCGCCGCGGCGTCCTCGAGCCCGTACAGCGATTCCTTCACGCTCTCGAGCACCCCGGATATCTTCGCGTCGAAATCCGATATCGAGGACAGGCTCGCGTCCACCTTCTTGAGCGCGGGAATGATCCCCCCGTCGCCCTTGAGGAGCGAAGCCGACGTCGCGAGCTCGCGGAAGAGCTTTTCCGAGTTCTGGAGGAGAATGGACTCGTTCTTGAGCGCCTCGTCCTCGCCGGGAACGAGCTTCGCCGTCTCGATCTCCCGGATCACGAACGAGAGATACTCGACCTTCCGTGCCTTCTCCTTCTCGTCCACCTCGAACGAGCTGATCCTGTCCTTGAGCTCCTGGAGCTTTTTATAGAGACCGCCTATGTTCTCGACGAGCGCGCCGTGGCCGGCGTAGCTGTCCAGGATCTCGCGGTGCTTGGCCACCTTCATGATGTTCTGGTGCTCGTTCTGGCCGTGTATGTCGACCAGGTACTCGCCGATCTCCTGGAGCCGGGAGATCGGGATTTGCGCGGAATTCGCGAAGCAGCGCCCCTTTCCGTTGGTGTAGATCTCGCGGCGCAGCACCAGCGTGTCGTCGTCGCAGTCGATGCCCGATTCGTCCAGGATGGACTTTATCTGCGGCAGCGCGGTCACGTCGAACACGCCTTCGAGCGTGGCCCGTTCGAAGCCGGATCGTATCTGGTCCGTGGTCATCTTGTCGCCCAGGACCCCGGAGAGGGCGTCTATGAGGATGGACTTGCCCGCCCCCGTCTCACCCGTGAGAATGTTGAGCCCCCGGCCGAACTGGATCTTCAGGTCGTCTATGATTACGAAGTTTTTTATGCGGAGCTCATTCAGCATGCGTGTTTCCTACTCGTTCAGGTTCCTGCCCCAGCCCAGCTTCCGGCGGAGTATCTCGTAGAAGTCCCGCTCGGGGTGGGGGATCAGGCTCACTTTAAGATGGGTTCCGTCGATAAGCACCTCGTCGCCGCCCACGATGGAAATCGCCTCCTGCCCGTCAATGGTGAGGAGCAGGTTCTCGAACGGGGAGATGATGCTCGCCTTCAGCGTTGTCGCGGAGGGGATCACCATGGGCCGCGCCGCGAGGGTGTGGGGGCAGATGGGATTTATAATATACACGTTGTCGATCGCGGGGCTCAGGATGGGTCCTCCCGCCGAGAGCGAATAGGCGGTGGAACCGGTCGCGGTGGCGATGATGAGGCCATCCCCGGCATAGCAGTTGAGAAAGCGGTTGTCGAGCTCCAGTTGTATCCGTATGGGACGCGAGAAGGCCCCCTTGGAAATCACCGCGTCGTTCAGGAACGGAGCCGTCTGGATCACGCGGCCTTCGCGCACATGCCTGGCTTGCAGCAGGGCGCGCGTCGCGATCGTGTACCTGCCCTCCAGCACGGGGCCTAGATATTTGAAGGCCTCCTCCTGGGAAAATTCGGTAAGGAAGCCGAGCCTTCCGCGGTTGATCCCGAAGAGCGGCACGTTCCCGGACGCGAAGAGCCGTGCGGCGCGCAGAAAGGTGCCGTCCCCGCCCACCACGACCACGAGCTTCGCGTCCTCGATGAATTCGCGGCCCCCGGCTACGTACCCGGCGAAATCGCGCGCCCTGAGCATGGAAAGCTCGGGCAACAGGGGTTTCGCCCCATGTGCTTCAAGGAAGCCGATCAATTCCCGAAGGAAGGGAAGGGAGGCCTCGTCGTCGGGCCGCAGGTGTATGGATACGGGGATGGTCATGGGACGCTTTTCAGGTACGACCAGCATGATATGTCACATGAGCGCGGCGTCAATTAAAAAACCCCGGTTTTCGTCAGTTCTTTTAGTCATAGCTGCGATACCACGGTCTCTATACGAATCTTCCGTTCAAAGTAAGGACAAAAAACACGGGGCGCAGGGCGGTTTTGCAGGCTTCTCCTACCAGGGCAGGAAGGCGCCGTCGCGGTATATGAGCTCGCCGTCGGCGAGGATCTCCCCGCCCCCGCGCATGTCCGCGATCAGGTCGATATGAACACCGGAGACGTTCTTCCCGCCCGTCTCGGGATAGGACGCGCCTATGGCCATGTGCACTGTCCCGCCTATCTTCTCGTCGAAAAGCATGTTCTTCATGAATCTGGTTATACCGGCATTTGTTCCGATAGCCGCCTCGCCGAAACGACGCGCCCCGGGCACCTCGAAGATGCGGTCCAGGAACTCCCTGCCCTCGCCGGCCTCCCAGCGCACGACCAGCCCGTCGCGCACCTCGAGCTCGACGTCGCGCACCTCCTGTCCCATGACGATCGCGGGAAAGCTGAACATGATCTTCCCGTTGACCGAGTCCTCGACCGGGGAGGTGAACACCTCTCCCGAGGGCATGTTCCTCCGGCCGTCGGAGTTGATCCATGTACGTCCCTTCACCGAAAAACTCACGTCGACGCCGGGCGCGCGGTAGTGGACGAGCCCCGCCCGGTTCAGCCGGTTTACCGCGCGCTCCTGGGCGTCATGGACGGCGCGCCACGCCGCGGCCGGGTCCTCCCGGTCCAGGAAGCACGCCGATTCCACGAACGCGGAAAGCTCATCGAGGGACATGCCCGATTCCTGGGCCTGGGCCTCCGTGGGAAATTCGCACAGGGTCCACCTGAGCGCGCCGGCGGCCGCGCGCCTCATGAACAGATCCTTGACGGGAGCCTGGGCCTCGCTCGCGGCGCGCTTCCTGTCCGGGTCGGCCGCGGCGAGCTCCTTCAAATTGTACGGCGCGCGGATGTTGAGGACGGCGTCATAGCGCTCGGTGACGAGCTGCCGGAGGGGCGATACGCGGGAAAGCTGTTCGGGACCGGCTTCGTCGAAGAATATTTTTTCCATTCCGGCGAGCTCGATCCACGTATCGGGATGGGCCCCCGCGCGCAGGGCGGCGCGGTATACCTCGCGGACGAGCGGCCCGGCGAGCGGGGTCGCATTGATCGCCAGGGCGTCGCCCTTCCCGAGCCCAAGGCAGTAATCGACGAGCAACGAAGCGTATTTTCGGTAATCCATCGCGGCGTGCCTCCCGGAAAAGTTGAACGCGCCCATGAAGGCGCGGAAACGCTTCCGCGCCTTCATGGGCGCGCCCGGTCGATCATTCGACCACGTCTATCACGATGAGGGTGAAATCGTCGTCAAGACGCGTCTGGGCACCTCCCCCCTTCCACGCGGTGACCGTTTCGAGCACGCGTTGGCTGAAATCCCTGCAGCCCATGTGCGCGCTTTCCTCGATGAGCCTGAAAAAGTTAGGGTAGCCGAAAAACTCGCCGGAGGCGTTGCGCGATTCGGGGATGCAGTCCGTGAAAAGTATCACGCGGTCCCCCTCGTCGATTTCGGTGCTCCGCGTCGTGTATTCGGAGGAAACGTCCACACCCAGCGGCCGTTCGTTCTGGCGTTCGTAGCGGACCTTGCGCTCGCGGCGCTTCATGACGATCATGGGGCAGTGGCCGGCGTTGGCATGGAGGATCCGCCTGTTGGCGAGGTCGAGCAGGCTGTAACAGGTGGTCGCGAACTGGCCGTGGGTATACGCCGACATGACGGTATTCATTCCCTTCATGAGCGTCGAAGGATCGCGTACGTCTTCCTTGTAGACCGAGTAGGTGGCCTGGAGCATCGCGCTCACGAAGGCCGCGGGGATACCGTGACCGGTAACGTCGGCGATGAGCACTCCCATCTCGGACGGGCCAAGCACGTTGAAATCGTAAAAGTCGCCACCCACCTCGTGCATGGGGCGGTAGAGCACGCTGGTCTCCAGTCCCTTCATGTAGGGCGCCTTTTCCGGGAGGAGCGTGCTCTGGATCTCCTGGGCCAGGCGCATCTCCCTCTGGAGCATGGAGAGGCGCTGGTGTTCTTTCATGGAGCTCTTTATGGTGATGAGGCTCCTCACGCGCGCGAGCAGCTCGGAGCGGTTGACCGGCTTGGTCAGATAATCGTTGGCGCCCGCCTCGATGCCGGTTACCATATCCTCGGCCTTGCTCTTGGCCGTGAGCATGAGCACGGGAAGCTCGTGGGGCGGATACTTCTGGCGGATTCTCTTGCAGACATCGTAGCCCGATACGAAGGGGAGCATGACGTCCAGGAGGATCAGGTCCGGCGAGAGCCCCTCCTCGAGCAACGCGAGGGCCTGGGGTCCGCTCGTCGCCGTCACCACCTGGTACCCCTCGAGGGTCAGGAAGTTGACGAGCACCTGGATGATGACCGGCTCGTCGTCCACCACGAGGATCTTCCTGCCCGAGCGCGACGCCTTTTCCGAGACCGTGGGATTGATAATCTCGCCATGCACGGACAGGGAGGGCGGCTCGGGAAGCGCGGCGCGCCCGGTTTCGGGCGGCTCGTGGGCGATTTTCTCGAACGAGCGCTTCAGGGTGAAATGGAAGGCCGAGCCCTTTCCCGGCTCGGATTCCGCCCAGATGGCGCCGCCGTGAAGCTCGACAAGCCGCTTGGTGATGGAGAGCCCCAGTCCCATCCCGCCGAACGCCCTGGTATCGGAGCCGTCCGCCTGCTCGAAATACTCGAAGATACCGGCGAGCCGCTCACGGGAAATGCCTATCCCCGTGTCCCGCACGGTGATGATCGTCATCCCCGGCCGCTCCGGGCTCTCCGAGGCCGAGATGGTGATGTCGCCCCGTTCGGTGAACTTGATCGCGTTGCCCACGAGGTTGACGAGCACCTGTTGCAGGCGGTTCCGGTCGCCGTACACGCGCGCGATATCGGGGGGGATCGTGTTGTGGAAGGCGATCTCCTTCTTCCGCCGCAGCGGCTCCAGCACCGAGATCACGAGCTGGCATATGGAATGAATGTTCACGGGTTCCATCGAAAGGATGATATCCTGATGCCTGAGCTGCGAAAAATCCAGGATATCATTCACCAGGTCCGAGAGCCGCCTGCCGCTCGCGGTGACGAGCGAGAGGTTGTGCCGGGCTTCCGGGTTGAGCTCGCCGGCGGAGCCTTCCAGGAGCGATTCGGCGATGCCTGTGATCCCGTAGAGCGGGGTGCGGATTTCGTGGGAGATATTGGCGAGGAATTCGTCCTTGAGCTCGTTCACGCGCCGCAGTTCCCTGTTCATGACCTCGAGACGGGCGATCTGCTGCTTGAGACCCTCGGCAAGATTATTGAAGGTCATCGCGAGGCTGCCTACCTCGTCGTGCGCCGTAACCTTTACCCGGTAGTCAAGGTCCCCTTTCTCGAATCGCTGGACGCCGGAGGTGAGATCCTGGATGGGTTTCGTGATGAGGTACCCGAACAGCAGGGCGAGGGCGCCCGCGAAGGCGATAATGACGACGAGAGAAAGGAGGACAATCGCGCGTATGCGGTATACCGGCTTGAGGGCGATACTGCGCGAAAAAATGAGGCGTCCGATGCAGAGCGAGGGGGTACGCGTGCCCGTTTCCAGGGAGGCATACTCGTAACAGGTGCCCTCGACCCCCGGCAGGGTCGTTTCGTTGGGCACGGGAAGCTTTTTCAAGCGATCAATCTCCGTGTTGTCCAGGCGGCCGGGGGCGACTTCTTTCCCCGCCAGTACGGTTGTCGAATAGCTCGCCAGCACCAGGCCGTGGAACTCCTCCCTTTTCGAGATGAGGATGGCATCCGCGTAGACCAGCCCGTATTCCCGGAGATTTTCGAGCATCGAGAGGGTGTCCTGTATATCGACGCGTGACGCCTCGATATCGCCCCCGTTCAGCAGCAGGGTGTTCGATGCCGACCGGGAGAGGATCCAGCTGTAATATTTGCCCTGCTGGGAAAGCGTGTCCAGGCTCTCGTTTTCCGCCTGGCTGAGTATGAACAGCCCGAAAGGGACGGTGGAAGCGACAATGATGAACACGAAAATGATTATGAGCTTATATTTTATTTTCATGAATAGCGTAAAAATCTTTACATATTCTGATTCAGTATACAGTATTAACCCAGGTGGGCGTTATTTCAACACTTTTATGCCAATAAAGGGCAGGGTTGAGCAACTTTTCTGCTTTACACGCGGGGTTCGATGAACGAAATTATTATAGAACTCGATCCACTCGAAGAGGTTCCACCCATGCAATACAATCTGGTTGAACACGCGGACTTCAATATTCTCGAAGTTGAAGATTACGTGAGTGTTTATAATATCGATGACTTCAAGCGTCTGCTGTTCGATGTCACGGGAGGCAAGCATAAGAACGTCGCCCTCGAACTCCAGATGAACGGCACCCACATGGATTCCAGCGTTATCAGCGCCCTGATATCGGCCCAAAAGAAGATGAAGGCGCTGGGGGGCCAGTTCGTGCTCCTCAACATAGCCGAAGAGCTCAAGAATATCTTTATCCTCGCCGGGCTAAGGGACTTTTTTACCATTTACAACAGCCGAAAGGAGCTCCTCTGATCCCTGGCCGGACTTCCCGCACACCATGATCGTCGCGATTCCCAGGGTCAGAGGCAGAATATCCACCTGGCCGTATCCATGCGCCCTGAGCCTTGCGGCGAGATCAACGGGATCGAAAAACGTTCCTATCGTCCCCGCCAGGTAACGGTAGGCGAGACGTTTCCCGGAAACAATCCCCCCGATGAACGGCAGCACCCTGGTGAGATAGACCGAATATAGTCCGCCCGCGAGCCGCGCGCGCGGCCTGGTAAGCTCCAGGATCACGAACACGCCGCCCGGTTCGAGGACCCGCAGGGTCTCGTCCATAAATGCGTCAAGGTCGGGGATGTTACGTATGCCGAAGGCCACCGTAAGGGCGGAAAACCGCGCATCGGCGAACGGCAGGACACTCGCGTCGGCAATCACGGCGCTTCCGGTGATGTTCCCCTTCGCGATTCCGCGGAGCACCATGGGGAGCGAAAAATCGAGGGAGACGGCCGATGCGCCGGCGCGGGCGAGGAGGCGCGAGACGTCGCCGGTGCCGCAGCAGAGGTCGAGCGCCCTCTTCCCGCGCATATCGCCCAGCAGGCGTACGGCTTTCTTCCTCCAGTGCGTGTCGATCCCGAGTGACAGGATGCGATTCAGCCGGTCGTAGGTGGGGACGATCGCGTCGAACAGGTCCCGGATAAAGCGCTTGCGCTCGCCCGGCGCGCGATCGTGGACTTCGTATTTTAAAAGGCTCAACGATCGAAGCCCCTGATTTCCCGGTAATCGGAGTCCCGTTCCACCGGTATCTTCCCCGCGGCGCGGATTACGTGTATGAGCTCCTCCCGATTGGTCTTCGCGCCCAGGCCGGTCGCCTTCACCACCACCTCCTCGGTGAGCACCCCTCCCATGTCGTTCGCGCCCATCGCCAGCGCGATCTGGGCGAGTTTGAGGCCCTCGGTAAGCCAGCCGGCCTGGATGTTCACGACGTTGTCCAGGTAGATGCGCGCGACGGCCACGGTCTTCAGATAGTCGATGCCGGTCGCCGGGGGGATATGCTCCATGCGGGTGCGGGCCGGCGAGAAGGACCAGGGTATGAAGGCGCGCAGGGCGCCGGTCTCGTCCTGGACCGCGCGCACGGTCTCCAGGTGGGAGATTCGTTCCGCGAGGGTTTCGCCCATCCCGTAGGTCATGGTCGCCGACGACTTCATGCCGTTATGCGCTATTGCACGGATGACGCCGACCCACTCGTCGCGCGTGAGCTTGGCCGGGCTCACCTCCCGCCGGATGCGGTCGATCAGGAGGTCCGATGCGCCCGGCATCGAATCGAGCCCCGCTTCCTTAAGCGCGGCGACGACCTGTTCCGGGGTGCGGTGTTCCTTCCCGGCGATATGGATCACCTCTGCCGGGGAAAAGGAGTGGAGATAGATTCCGGGGAAGCTCCCCTTTACCGCGCGCACCATTTCCACGTAATACGCAAGTGTGTATTCCGGGTGCAGTCCCCCCTGGAGCATCACCTGGGTCCCCCCGGCCGCGGCGAGCTCGCCGACCCTCGTTAAAATATCATCGAGGCTCATCTCGTAGGGCTCGATGGTGCCGGCGCGCGCGTGGTAGGCGCAGAAACGGCACATCGCATCGCAGCGGTTGGTGAAGTTGATGATCCTGTCGTGAATAAAGCCCACGCGCTCCGTGGGAACGGCGTGCCTGCGCCTGCGGTCCGCGGCCAGTCCGAGCGGGAGGATTTCCCATTCGAACAGGCGGAGCGCATCGTCCGCGGAGATCCGTTCTCCTGCGTCGATTTTACGAAGGAGGTTTTGATCGGCTTCGTTCATGGCTTTTATATGCGCACGGTTCGGTCGCGCTGCCGACCCGAGTATCGGCGAAAGCTCATACTCCCCCGGGGCCGGGTTTGCTTCAAGCATTTTTATGGAAGAGAGGTCCATTGGGCCGCTTCCACGAATTTCGCGGGGGGAGGTATAAATTGACGCGTATGTCCGGGCGGGCTATAATTATGGCGCCGGTCCGGACCGGCCCCGGCGGGTGTGCGGGGTTGCGAGCGGCATGGAGGACGAGGTGCGGAGAGCGTCGGGCGGTGAGCCCTTGAAAAAGCTGGTCCTGGTGGTCGAGGACGAGGCCGTGGTCGCCCTGGACATAAAGAACCGCATGGAACGCATGGGCTACCAGGTCCCGGAACCGGTCTCGACCGGGGAGGACGCGGTCCGATGCGCCGATGAGCTTCGCCCGGACCTTATACTCATGGATATACTTCTCGAGGGCCCCATGGACGGCATCCAGGCGGCCTCCCTTATCGGCGCGCGCATGAGCGTACCCGTCCTTTTTCTCACGGCGTCCAACGACGAGCAGACCCTCCGTCGCAGCCTTGCCGTGAACCCGTCGGGCTACCTCCACAAGCCGGTCGAACCCGCGACGCTCCGTTTCACCGTTGAGATGGCCCTCGCCAGGGGAGAGCTCGAATCGCGCCTTCGCGAGAGCGAGGAGCTCTACCGGACAACCATGGAAAATATCTCCGACGCGGTGTTCCTGACCGATGACCGGGGAGCCTTCGTCTTTATCTGTCCCACGGTCCACGTCGTGTTCGGCTACGACTATGGCGAGGTGTCGGGAATGGGCTCCATAGCCGCGCTCATGGGGGACGGGATTAAGCTTCATTTCCCCGGCCGCGAGAATGGCGAGATAAC
This window of the Spirochaetota bacterium genome carries:
- a CDS encoding CofH family radical SAM protein: MDLSSIKMLEANPAPGEYELSPILGSAARPNRAHIKAMNEADQNLLRKIDAGERISADDALRLFEWEILPLGLAADRRRRHAVPTERVGFIHDRIINFTNRCDAMCRFCAYHARAGTIEPYEMSLDDILTRVGELAAAGGTQVMLQGGLHPEYTLAYYVEMVRAVKGSFPGIYLHSFSPAEVIHIAGKEHRTPEQVVAALKEAGLDSMPGASDLLIDRIRREVSPAKLTRDEWVGVIRAIAHNGMKSSATMTYGMGETLAERISHLETVRAVQDETGALRAFIPWSFSPARTRMEHIPPATGIDYLKTVAVARIYLDNVVNIQAGWLTEGLKLAQIALAMGANDMGGVLTEEVVVKATGLGAKTNREELIHVIRAAGKIPVERDSDYREIRGFDR
- a CDS encoding acylphosphatase, with amino-acid sequence MARSLILHGRVQGVLCRHYCSQYGKLMGLHGSASNLEDGTVQVLLATEDAKRAGEYARALVDNPSGVRFFGKIERVEMEPYSGPMGGDYTF
- the recN gene encoding DNA repair protein RecN, which codes for MLNELRIKNFVIIDDLKIQFGRGLNILTGETGAGKSILIDALSGVLGDKMTTDQIRSGFERATLEGVFDVTALPQIKSILDESGIDCDDDTLVLRREIYTNGKGRCFANSAQIPISRLQEIGEYLVDIHGQNEHQNIMKVAKHREILDSYAGHGALVENIGGLYKKLQELKDRISSFEVDEKEKARKVEYLSFVIREIETAKLVPGEDEALKNESILLQNSEKLFRELATSASLLKGDGGIIPALKKVDASLSSISDFDAKISGVLESVKESLYGLEDAAASLRDFEKTISFSPERVNEVEERLALIGSLRKKYGGSIREILDFNDKSKRELEAFSSSEEQIEKLNAEYRATVKAAKEAALDLSARRLKAAQTLEEGVMRELKDLGMAGTVFRISIKREISDTGEIETENKRYALYPHGLDRIEFLLSANAGEDLRQLRKAASGGEMSRIMLSLKKVILAADIVESLIFDEVDAGVGGKIAEVVGRKLKSLASERQVLVVTHLPQIAAMSDSHFSVLKENTNGRVTTQVKLLSRPEKVREVARMLAGEKVTELSVKHAEELVSLAEKKP
- a CDS encoding aminopeptidase, producing the protein MDYRKYASLLVDYCLGLGKGDALAINATPLAGPLVREVYRAALRAGAHPDTWIELAGMEKIFFDEAGPEQLSRVSPLRQLVTERYDAVLNIRAPYNLKELAAADPDRKRAASEAQAPVKDLFMRRAAAGALRWTLCEFPTEAQAQESGMSLDELSAFVESACFLDREDPAAAWRAVHDAQERAVNRLNRAGLVHYRAPGVDVSFSVKGRTWINSDGRRNMPSGEVFTSPVEDSVNGKIMFSFPAIVMGQEVRDVELEVRDGLVVRWEAGEGREFLDRIFEVPGARRFGEAAIGTNAGITRFMKNMLFDEKIGGTVHMAIGASYPETGGKNVSGVHIDLIADMRGGGEILADGELIYRDGAFLPW
- a CDS encoding response regulator, with protein sequence MKIKYKLIIIFVFIIVASTVPFGLFILSQAENESLDTLSQQGKYYSWILSRSASNTLLLNGGDIEASRVDIQDTLSMLENLREYGLVYADAILISKREEFHGLVLASYSTTVLAGKEVAPGRLDNTEIDRLKKLPVPNETTLPGVEGTCYEYASLETGTRTPSLCIGRLIFSRSIALKPVYRIRAIVLLSLVVIIAFAGALALLFGYLITKPIQDLTSGVQRFEKGDLDYRVKVTAHDEVGSLAMTFNNLAEGLKQQIARLEVMNRELRRVNELKDEFLANISHEIRTPLYGITGIAESLLEGSAGELNPEARHNLSLVTASGRRLSDLVNDILDFSQLRHQDIILSMEPVNIHSICQLVISVLEPLRRKKEIAFHNTIPPDIARVYGDRNRLQQVLVNLVGNAIKFTERGDITISASESPERPGMTIITVRDTGIGISRERLAGIFEYFEQADGSDTRAFGGMGLGLSITKRLVELHGGAIWAESEPGKGSAFHFTLKRSFEKIAHEPPETGRAALPEPPSLSVHGEIINPTVSEKASRSGRKILVVDDEPVIIQVLVNFLTLEGYQVVTATSGPQALALLEEGLSPDLILLDVMLPFVSGYDVCKRIRQKYPPHELPVLMLTAKSKAEDMVTGIEAGANDYLTKPVNRSELLARVRSLITIKSSMKEHQRLSMLQREMRLAQEIQSTLLPEKAPYMKGLETSVLYRPMHEVGGDFYDFNVLGPSEMGVLIADVTGHGIPAAFVSAMLQATYSVYKEDVRDPSTLMKGMNTVMSAYTHGQFATTCYSLLDLANRRILHANAGHCPMIVMKRRERKVRYERQNERPLGVDVSSEYTTRSTEIDEGDRVILFTDCIPESRNASGEFFGYPNFFRLIEESAHMGCRDFSQRVLETVTAWKGGGAQTRLDDDFTLIVIDVVE
- a CDS encoding NAD(+) kinase (catalyzes the phosphorylation of NAD to NADP); its protein translation is MLVVPEKRPMTIPVSIHLRPDDEASLPFLRELIGFLEAHGAKPLLPELSMLRARDFAGYVAGGREFIEDAKLVVVVGGDGTFLRAARLFASGNVPLFGINRGRLGFLTEFSQEEAFKYLGPVLEGRYTIATRALLQARHVREGRVIQTAPFLNDAVISKGAFSRPIRIQLELDNRFLNCYAGDGLIIATATGSTAYSLSAGGPILSPAIDNVYIINPICPHTLAARPMVIPSATTLKASIISPFENLLLTIDGQEAISIVGGDEVLIDGTHLKVSLIPHPERDFYEILRRKLGWGRNLNE
- a CDS encoding anti-sigma factor antagonist translates to MNEIIIELDPLEEVPPMQYNLVEHADFNILEVEDYVSVYNIDDFKRLLFDVTGGKHKNVALELQMNGTHMDSSVISALISAQKKMKALGGQFVLLNIAEELKNIFILAGLRDFFTIYNSRKELL
- a CDS encoding ubiquinone/menaquinone biosynthesis methyltransferase is translated as MSLLKYEVHDRAPGERKRFIRDLFDAIVPTYDRLNRILSLGIDTHWRKKAVRLLGDMRGKRALDLCCGTGDVSRLLARAGASAVSLDFSLPMVLRGIAKGNITGSAVIADASVLPFADARFSALTVAFGIRNIPDLDAFMDETLRVLEPGGVFVILELTRPRARLAGGLYSVYLTRVLPFIGGIVSGKRLAYRYLAGTIGTFFDPVDLAARLRAHGYGQVDILPLTLGIATIMVCGKSGQGSEELLSAVVNGKKVP